The DNA region TCAGAGAAACTCCAGTTCTAGACTCGGACAAGGTTTATATTACCTAGATTGACACATTACAGACCCGGTCGGGGAGTAGGTTGGCTTAGGATTCGTCTGGGGCATGGCGACGCTCTTGTGAAGAAATGGAGGCAGGCAACTGGACTACTTTCTCCTGGCGCGATCGCCGATCAAAAAAGTCATGCAGCATCACATAAAAGCAGGGAATGATAAACAGGGTTAACAGGGTGGCCAGCGATAGCCCTGAGAAGACTACAATTCCCAGCGGTTGCAGAAATTCGCCTCCCTGCCCCAGACCCAGTGCCAGGGGGAACATCCCTAAGACGGTCGTAACGGTGGTCATCAAAATAGGTCGCAGTCGTTGAGGGCCTGCTTTCAGAATCGCTGTGTAGCGATCGCAGCCTTCCCGCTTCAAGGTTTGATTGGCCAGCTCCACCATGACGATCGCGTTGTTTACTACGATCCCCACCAGCAGCACCACGCCTACAATCACCGTCGCCCCGATCGCCGTTTGCGTGACAAATAGCCCCAGAATTCCCCCCGCCAAGGCTAATGGAATCGTAAACATGATCACCAACGGGTCAATCAGCGAGTTGTACTGTACCGCCATCACCACAAACACCAGAAAAGCGGCCAGTCCACCCAACACTGGCAAAGTAGCCTGGAGTTGCTGATTACTTTGAGCCGCCGTACTGGGGAGCACACTCACCCCTTCCGGCAAGTCCAGGTTATTCAGCACCTCATCTACTTGCTTTAAAGCAGCCCCCAAACTGGCTCCCTGATTCAGGTTTCCGGCAATCAAAAATACCTGGCGTTGATTAATCCGCTGCACCTGACCGGGAGCCTGACCTGACTCAATCCGGGCTACATCCCCTAAGCGAATTTGCCGATTGTCTTCTACAAACAGGGGTAAGCGCTCCAGTTGGGATGGTTGTTGTACCGATTGGCGATCGAGCCGCACCCGGATGTCCACCAGGCGATTTCCCCGTTGCAATTGTGTAGGGACACTACCCTGAATCGCCGTTTCCAGCATTTCGCCGATGTTCTGAATGTTCAAATTCAGGGCCGATAACCGTTCCGGGTCAGGAAAGATTTGAATTTCCGGCTGGCGAGCATCAGCATCTGGACGAAAACTGGTGAGTGTGGCCTGGTCTTCTAACGCCTGGAGTACCTGCCGTCCGGCCTGATTCAATGCCTCCTCACTATTTCCTTGCAAAATCACATCCACTTCCGCGCCCCGTACCGGAGAATTATTCAAAATCAGTCCCCGCACCTGACCTGGACTGAGCCGCAGCCGAATATCCACCAGATTCAACTGGCGTAATTCCCGTGTCACCCTGGTCACGTAATCCTCCACATTCGTTCCAGGCTTAAGCGTAATCGTGCTGGAACTCCTCAGAGGATTCTCACTGGTATTGCTGCCAAACAAAAACCCACCCACCGTCGTGAAGACATACTCCGTTTCTGGTTGGGCCAGCAAAATTTTATCGACCGCCGCCATCACCTTTTGATTGTCTTCCAGCGGTGTACCGGGGGGAAATTGAGCGTTCAGGTTTGCCTGCCCAGTATTGATGCGGGGCAGAATTTCCTGGGGAAGCTGACCGGCCATCCAGAGGCTACCACCGCCCAAAACCAGGATGGTTAACCCAACGATCAGTAACCGTTTTGCCAGCACCCATTGCAGCAGCGAGGCATATCCACGCGTACCGTCATCAAAACGACGGTTGAATTGTTGCAGCAACCAGAACTTGTTGATCCCACTCGAACGGCGGATTCCCAATAGCCGCGAAGTCAGCATCGGCACCACCGTCACGGCAATCAAAATAGACGCAGCTACAGCAAAACTAATCGTCAGAATCAACTCATTGAACAGCAACGCAATCAAACCACCAATCAACAGAAACGGCAGCACCGCCATCAGGTTGGTACTGGTGGAAGCCACCAGCGCCGACTCCACCTCCTGACTGCTGTTGATGGATTGATGAATTAACTGTCGGGGAGTCAGACGGCTAACTGCACTGCGGCCCGGAGTCATGCCTGTCCCTTCTGCAATGTTTTCCAGCATGACTATCGAGTTATCCACCACAATCCCCACACCCATTGCCAGGCCCCCTAGACTAAAGACATTCAGGGACAGCTTAAACACACCCATGAGAATAATCGCCGTCAGGGTTGCCAATGGG from Leptodesmis sichuanensis A121 includes:
- a CDS encoding efflux RND transporter permease subunit, with translation MQNRPTGFSLSALSIRRHIGTLMLTLAVIVVGVFFINTLQVDLLPSITYPRIGVRLNAPGISPEVAVDEITKPLEEALSATEGVVQIYSQTREGQVSLDLFFQPGGNIDQALNDATAAFNRARGRLPNTIEEPRLFKVDPSQFPVYELALTSPSQRPVDLRVFADEELARELGVVPGVAVVDVAGGVDEEIQVTVDLNRLQAQGVGLNDVLTELRDRNQDISGGRISGANNEPLTRAIGRFKNAQELRDLSFRVGGSQGAGSGDQGVGNTTGSDQGAVPTHRVYLRDFATVTDGTEEQRIFINLNGQPGVKVSIQKQPDANTIEVVNGVKQRLQELRKSGVIPADMTLLPVLDESIFIQNAISNVVSSGLMGAGLAAIAVLLFLGSMRQTLIIVLAIPLATLTAIILMGVFKLSLNVFSLGGLAMGVGIVVDNSIVMLENIAEGTGMTPGRSAVSRLTPRQLIHQSINSSQEVESALVASTSTNLMAVLPFLLIGGLIALLFNELILTISFAVAASILIAVTVVPMLTSRLLGIRRSSGINKFWLLQQFNRRFDDGTRGYASLLQWVLAKRLLIVGLTILVLGGGSLWMAGQLPQEILPRINTGQANLNAQFPPGTPLEDNQKVMAAVDKILLAQPETEYVFTTVGGFLFGSNTSENPLRSSSTITLKPGTNVEDYVTRVTRELRQLNLVDIRLRLSPGQVRGLILNNSPVRGAEVDVILQGNSEEALNQAGRQVLQALEDQATLTSFRPDADARQPEIQIFPDPERLSALNLNIQNIGEMLETAIQGSVPTQLQRGNRLVDIRVRLDRQSVQQPSQLERLPLFVEDNRQIRLGDVARIESGQAPGQVQRINQRQVFLIAGNLNQGASLGAALKQVDEVLNNLDLPEGVSVLPSTAAQSNQQLQATLPVLGGLAAFLVFVVMAVQYNSLIDPLVIMFTIPLALAGGILGLFVTQTAIGATVIVGVVLLVGIVVNNAIVMVELANQTLKREGCDRYTAILKAGPQRLRPILMTTVTTVLGMFPLALGLGQGGEFLQPLGIVVFSGLSLATLLTLFIIPCFYVMLHDFFDRRSRQEKVVQLPASISSQERRHAPDES